GATTAAACGGCAGTTTGTTGACGCCGGTGAAAACCAAGTATTCGAAATCGGCCCACCGCGGATTACTGGGATGGCGTTGTCGCCACGCATAGGCAAGGGGCCCGAGCTTCTTCCACACGTGCGGTGCAGTCATGGTGATTGGTGCGAACAAATCAGGATCGGCGATGCCACGGTTTATCAGCCGCGCTACCGCCTGATAAAACCCGCCGTACATCACCAAGCGGTGATCTAAGCCTTCGCTTAGCGCCTTTTCCAGTTGCGCCGGATCGTTAAAGTCGCAGCTTTCGAGATACTCGCGCGCCGACACCAGCTCCGGCGAGTTTAGGCGCCCCATCAGATCGACGTAGGTTTCGATCTGATACGTCAGGCGCAGGTGCTTGAGTTGCATGATCGCCGCTACGGAACCGATCAGTACAACAAACGTACCGGCCAGCGCGGAAAGCGCGCCGATTTCATCCCATCCCATGGCATACGGTATTTATCGAGAGCGCTCCAGGTGCCTGTCCCAGGCCGGACACGCCACCGGTTCTCCGTTAAAAGCATTAAGACAACGCGTTCGCTTGGGAGATGAAATCGGCGAGGATCTCGCGCACTTCTGCAACGACGGCGCTCGGTGCGGTAAGCGGCGATCCGGCGTCAAACGGGGGCTGCGGATTGTACTCAAACATGAGCTGCACCGTTTGCGCGTAGAATCGATCGCGCATTTCGGCGATCATCGCCAGCCCGAAGTCGAGTCCCGCCGTGACTCCTCCGCCCGTAATGCGGTTCCGATCGCTGACGACGCGCTTGCGCACGCTCCTGGCGCCGAAGTGTTCCAGTACGTCCAACACAGACCAATGCGTCGTGGCGCGATAACCCCTGAGTAGCCCGGCGGCGCCCAGGAGCATCGAGCCCGTGCACACCGACGTTACGTACGAAGCCCGTGCGCCGCGATCGGCGATGAAGGCGACCGTTTCCTCATCCCTCATCGCGTCGAGCGTTCCGATTCCACCCGGAACGAACAGCACGGTGAGATCCTTCGGGCACTCGGAAAGCGTCAGCGTCGGAAAGAATCGTAAACCCGAATCGCTGA
Above is a window of Candidatus Baltobacteraceae bacterium DNA encoding:
- a CDS encoding DJ-1/PfpI family protein is translated as MLNRRAAALLALSAPWLTREALAKTPLLRSRPDTIAMLVYDNMQALDFVAPHAAFTFLRGAKVHVVAKTRDPVVSDSGLRFFPTLTLSECPKDLTVLFVPGGIGTLDAMRDEETVAFIADRGARASYVTSVCTGSMLLGAAGLLRGYRATTHWSVLDVLEHFGARSVRKRVVSDRNRITGGGVTAGLDFGLAMIAEMRDRFYAQTVQLMFEYNPQPPFDAGSPLTAPSAVVAEVREILADFISQANALS